A single genomic interval of Zobellia nedashkovskayae harbors:
- the clpB gene encoding ATP-dependent chaperone ClpB yields MNFNNYTTKSQEAIQQAQQVAQGLGHQQIENEHLFKAIWEVDENVLPFILKKLNINVPLIQQILDKELESFPKVSGGDIILSREAGKTLNEASIIAKKMDDEFVSIEHLLLAILKSNSKIARILKDQGATEKDLKAAIDELRKGGKVTSQSAEDTYNSLEKYAKNLNQLADSGKLDPVIGRDEEIRRILQILSRRTKNNPILVGEPGTGKTAIAEGLAHRIVQGDVPENLKDKIIYSLDMGALIAGAKYKGEFEERLKSVIKEVTSSDGDIVLFVDEIHTLVGAGGGQGAMDAANILKPALARGELRAIGATTLDEYQKYFEKDKALERRFQKVIVNEPDTESAISILRGIKEKYEAHHKVRIKDEAVIAAVELSQRYITNRFLPDKAIDLMDEAAAKLRMEINSKPEELDVLDRKIMQLEIEIEAIKREDDKAKLKVLNVDLANFKEDRNELFAKWESEKSVVDEIQKTKQDIEGFKVEAERAERNGDYGKVAELRYGKIKESQEKLADLQLVLDEQQLGDTLIKEEVTNEDIAEVVAKWTGIPVKKMLQSEREKLLQLETVLHKRVVGQNEAIEAVSDAIRRSRAGLQDSNRPIGSFLFLGTTGVGKTELAKTLASYLFDDESAMTRIDMSEYQERHSVSRLVGAPPGYVGYDEGGQLTEAVRRRPYSVILLDEIEKAHPDTFNILLQVLDEGRLTDNKGRVADFKNSIIIMTSNMGSNIIQEKFENSKDPYSATEAARVEVLGLLRKTIRPEFLNRIDDIIMFTPLSREDITKIVRLQLDGLKKNIAKQHITIDATEEAINYLANKGYDPQYGARPIKRVIQKDVLNSLSKELLSGNIKAESIVLIDSFNDELVFRNQDELVE; encoded by the coding sequence TAATTATACCACAAAATCTCAGGAGGCTATTCAGCAAGCCCAGCAGGTTGCGCAAGGTTTAGGCCACCAGCAGATAGAGAATGAACATTTGTTCAAAGCAATTTGGGAAGTAGATGAAAACGTTCTTCCATTCATTCTCAAGAAATTGAATATTAATGTTCCTTTAATACAGCAAATATTAGACAAAGAGTTAGAAAGCTTTCCAAAAGTTTCTGGAGGCGATATAATCTTATCTAGAGAAGCTGGAAAAACATTAAACGAAGCGAGCATTATTGCTAAAAAGATGGATGATGAATTCGTTTCCATAGAACACCTTTTGCTTGCTATTTTAAAATCTAACAGTAAAATTGCCCGAATATTAAAAGATCAAGGCGCCACTGAAAAAGATTTAAAAGCAGCTATTGATGAGTTACGTAAAGGAGGCAAAGTAACTTCACAAAGTGCTGAAGATACTTATAACTCACTTGAAAAATACGCAAAAAACCTTAATCAGTTAGCAGATAGCGGAAAGCTAGACCCTGTTATTGGCCGTGATGAGGAAATACGCCGTATTCTACAGATTTTATCCCGTAGAACCAAAAACAACCCTATTCTGGTAGGTGAACCAGGTACTGGTAAAACTGCAATAGCCGAAGGACTTGCCCATAGAATTGTACAAGGCGATGTTCCTGAGAATTTAAAAGATAAAATTATTTATTCTTTAGATATGGGTGCTCTTATTGCAGGAGCCAAATACAAAGGTGAGTTCGAGGAGCGATTAAAATCCGTTATCAAAGAAGTCACTTCTTCAGATGGCGATATTGTATTGTTCGTTGATGAGATTCACACCCTTGTTGGTGCAGGTGGAGGCCAAGGTGCCATGGATGCTGCAAACATCTTAAAACCAGCATTGGCTCGTGGAGAGCTTAGAGCAATAGGTGCTACTACTCTAGACGAATACCAAAAGTATTTTGAAAAAGATAAAGCCTTAGAGAGACGATTTCAAAAAGTAATCGTAAACGAACCTGATACCGAGAGTGCAATTTCAATTCTACGTGGTATTAAAGAAAAATATGAAGCTCACCATAAAGTCCGCATTAAAGATGAGGCAGTAATTGCAGCGGTAGAATTATCTCAACGCTACATTACCAATCGTTTTTTACCGGATAAGGCTATTGATTTAATGGATGAGGCCGCAGCGAAATTACGAATGGAAATCAATTCTAAACCTGAAGAATTAGATGTTCTTGACCGTAAAATTATGCAGCTCGAGATTGAGATAGAAGCTATTAAACGGGAGGATGACAAGGCTAAACTAAAAGTATTGAACGTTGATTTAGCGAATTTCAAAGAAGACCGTAATGAGCTATTTGCTAAATGGGAAAGTGAAAAATCGGTTGTAGATGAGATTCAAAAAACTAAACAGGATATAGAAGGGTTTAAAGTTGAAGCAGAACGTGCTGAGCGTAATGGAGATTACGGTAAGGTAGCTGAACTTAGATACGGTAAAATAAAAGAATCCCAAGAAAAATTGGCGGATCTTCAATTAGTATTGGACGAACAGCAATTGGGAGACACCTTAATCAAAGAAGAGGTAACCAATGAAGACATTGCTGAAGTTGTAGCAAAATGGACCGGAATACCGGTTAAAAAAATGCTGCAGAGCGAGCGTGAAAAACTTTTACAATTAGAGACTGTATTACACAAAAGGGTTGTTGGTCAAAACGAGGCTATTGAAGCGGTATCCGATGCCATAAGAAGAAGTCGCGCTGGACTGCAAGATTCAAACAGGCCTATTGGTTCATTCCTATTTCTAGGTACAACTGGGGTTGGTAAGACCGAGTTAGCAAAAACTTTGGCTTCCTATCTTTTTGATGACGAAAGTGCAATGACCCGTATTGATATGAGCGAATACCAAGAACGCCATTCAGTAAGTAGATTGGTAGGAGCGCCTCCAGGGTATGTAGGTTATGATGAAGGCGGTCAATTAACAGAGGCTGTGCGTAGAAGACCATACTCCGTAATACTGCTTGATGAAATTGAAAAAGCACACCCTGATACTTTCAATATTTTGTTGCAAGTATTGGATGAAGGAAGACTAACGGATAATAAAGGACGTGTTGCAGATTTCAAGAATAGTATTATAATTATGACCAGTAACATGGGAAGTAATATCATTCAAGAAAAATTCGAAAACAGCAAAGACCCTTACAGCGCAACTGAAGCTGCACGAGTGGAGGTTCTTGGGTTATTACGAAAAACGATACGACCGGAATTCCTTAACCGTATTGATGACATCATCATGTTTACACCTTTAAGTCGTGAGGATATCACCAAAATTGTTAGACTACAGTTAGATGGCTTAAAGAAAAACATTGCTAAGCAACATATAACTATTGATGCTACAGAAGAAGCAATTAATTATTTAGCCAATAAGGGTTACGACCCACAATACGGAGCTCGTCCTATAAAAAGGGTTATACAGAAAGATGTTTTAAATAGTCTATCCAAAGAACTCTTAAGCGGTAACATAAAAGCGGAAAGTATTGTTCTCATCGATTCCTTTAACGATGAACTGGTATTTAGAAATCAAGATGAATTGGTAGAATAG
- a CDS encoding TetR/AcrR family transcriptional regulator has translation MSTKAERTTAFIIETVASVFNKHGYIGTSMSDLTEATGLTKGAIYGNFENKEALALSAYQYNSNLLLSKIDDVLGEKSNALDKLGNLTDFYRNYDTFTLSMGGCPILNTGVDAQYNNRLLVAANKEVIKEMEGKIALVLEDGVKKNELHLPVTPTQFAKQLFTMIQGAIAMATMTSDKKYLTNTIAYLEVLIKKELKK, from the coding sequence ATGTCTACTAAAGCCGAAAGAACTACAGCCTTTATTATTGAAACTGTCGCCTCTGTTTTTAACAAACATGGTTACATCGGAACCAGTATGAGCGACCTTACTGAAGCCACAGGGCTTACAAAAGGAGCTATTTACGGCAACTTCGAGAATAAAGAGGCATTAGCACTATCTGCTTACCAATACAATAGCAACCTACTTTTATCTAAAATAGACGATGTGCTTGGGGAAAAGAGCAATGCTCTTGACAAACTTGGCAACCTAACTGATTTCTACAGGAATTACGATACGTTCACATTAAGTATGGGCGGTTGTCCTATTTTAAACACTGGTGTAGATGCGCAATATAACAACAGATTGTTGGTAGCAGCAAATAAAGAAGTAATAAAAGAAATGGAAGGCAAAATTGCCTTAGTGCTGGAAGATGGTGTTAAGAAAAACGAATTACACCTTCCGGTTACACCTACGCAATTCGCAAAGCAACTTTTTACAATGATTCAAGGTGCTATTGCTATGGCTACGATGACCAGTGACAAAAAATACCTTACCAACACCATCGCTTATCTAGAGGTTCTGATTAAAAAGGAGCTTAAGAAGTAA
- a CDS encoding PorP/SprF family type IX secretion system membrane protein, giving the protein MLRTIYTFLFLLSVLVLRSQESRLPADLRQHNLTTYNASLFNPAYSVDRNNANSLAYWVRWQWQTIDGNPTTQFLNYTRKLNNKSTVGAAFFQQNTGIYFDTGGVINYAYSFDLNETVKLSVGANVFGFQQSLADDRFIVDPDFPLPQSSSVDDFILQMAPGVSLSVERLTLGFASENLFDYNFTEKEVNTEKEDKVYMGLVSYDFPVTLGAAMNAFVRPSMYLRTIPGQANQIGFNALLNTNKYWGQLGFNNFYGYGVGVGGTFFNHVSLGALVEFGADSSVSTESSFELMAAYFFGKPEERHKMVGSVISEENELDQIESAALAKAEAEEVKKNETLTEELEKAEELAEESKSEGKLAKKQEKERRKQEKSAQDSIAKAEKETALALKKEEKRLKKEAEEQMKVEEALVEATEKEAMQQKDEMAQKAKAAELAKIEEAEQVRKLDAINKAKQEKALAEAQKIKEAKEKAEAAAVAAVKPVQEKAAQETKLTQQEAVTPRKGEKYEEVQAEAGLEPGYYLIANVFGTKKYFDAFVADLERKGLQPDSFIRSKNKFHYVYLNRFDTMGQARNARDSNFDGKFSGKTWIFRVVGK; this is encoded by the coding sequence ATGCTCAGAACTATATATACATTTCTTTTTTTACTGTCTGTTTTGGTTCTGCGGAGTCAAGAATCTCGTTTACCTGCAGATTTAAGGCAACATAATTTAACGACTTACAACGCAAGTCTATTTAATCCCGCTTATTCGGTAGATAGAAACAATGCCAATTCTTTGGCTTATTGGGTGCGTTGGCAATGGCAAACTATAGATGGTAACCCTACAACCCAATTTTTAAATTACACCAGAAAATTAAACAATAAGTCTACTGTTGGCGCTGCATTTTTTCAGCAAAATACAGGTATCTATTTTGATACGGGTGGGGTAATCAACTACGCATATAGTTTTGACCTCAATGAAACAGTAAAATTATCGGTTGGAGCTAATGTTTTTGGGTTTCAGCAATCTTTGGCAGATGACCGTTTTATTGTTGATCCAGATTTTCCATTGCCACAGTCATCATCTGTTGATGATTTTATTTTGCAAATGGCGCCGGGTGTTAGTCTTAGTGTAGAAAGACTTACGTTGGGTTTTGCTTCCGAAAATTTATTCGATTATAATTTTACAGAAAAAGAAGTCAATACGGAGAAAGAAGATAAAGTATATATGGGTCTTGTTTCCTATGATTTTCCGGTTACGCTAGGGGCTGCAATGAATGCATTTGTGCGCCCATCTATGTACTTACGTACTATTCCGGGGCAGGCCAATCAAATTGGTTTTAACGCCCTTTTGAACACTAATAAATATTGGGGCCAGTTAGGATTTAATAATTTTTACGGATATGGTGTAGGCGTAGGAGGCACCTTTTTTAATCATGTGTCTTTAGGTGCGTTGGTAGAGTTTGGAGCAGATTCATCAGTAAGTACAGAATCTTCTTTTGAGTTGATGGCCGCGTATTTCTTTGGTAAACCCGAAGAGCGACATAAAATGGTTGGTTCTGTGATTTCAGAAGAAAATGAGTTGGACCAAATAGAATCTGCCGCGTTGGCTAAGGCCGAAGCAGAAGAGGTAAAGAAAAACGAAACTCTTACCGAAGAACTTGAAAAAGCAGAGGAACTAGCGGAAGAATCTAAATCAGAAGGTAAACTAGCTAAAAAACAAGAAAAGGAACGCCGTAAGCAGGAAAAAAGTGCCCAAGATTCTATAGCGAAAGCTGAAAAAGAAACAGCGTTAGCTTTAAAGAAAGAAGAGAAGCGTCTCAAGAAAGAGGCTGAAGAGCAAATGAAAGTTGAAGAAGCATTGGTGGAAGCTACTGAAAAAGAAGCTATGCAGCAGAAAGACGAAATGGCTCAAAAAGCGAAAGCGGCAGAACTTGCAAAAATTGAAGAGGCAGAACAGGTAAGAAAATTAGACGCAATCAATAAAGCCAAACAAGAAAAAGCCTTGGCTGAAGCACAAAAAATTAAAGAAGCAAAAGAGAAAGCTGAAGCCGCCGCTGTTGCTGCAGTAAAACCGGTTCAAGAGAAAGCAGCCCAAGAAACTAAATTGACACAACAAGAAGCGGTTACACCTCGTAAAGGAGAGAAGTATGAAGAAGTCCAGGCTGAGGCCGGGCTAGAGCCAGGCTATTACTTAATAGCAAATGTGTTTGGTACCAAAAAGTACTTTGATGCCTTTGTGGCCGATTTGGAAAGAAAAGGACTTCAGCCAGATTCATTTATACGCAGCAAGAACAAATTCCATTATGTGTATTTAAACCGTTTTGATACAATGGGGCAAGCCAGAAATGCAAGAGACAGCAATTTTGACGGTAAGTTCAGCGGAAAGACTTGGATTTTTAGAGTGGTAGGGAAGTAA
- a CDS encoding SixA phosphatase family protein, with protein sequence MQRIKSLYIILFVTLIFTSCKDGQKADQDTNAKGVVSTFYFIRHAEKDRSDTENTDPELNQRGLGRAMHWAEILKDVELDVIYTTDYERTSMTAAPTAVKKELDVKYYEPQNVNIERFKTDNLGKKVLVVGHSNTTPEFVNKMIGEDLYYEMDDSDNGSLFIVQLANGQATSQRIHINCNCPKER encoded by the coding sequence ATGCAACGGATCAAATCCCTTTATATTATTCTTTTTGTCACGTTAATTTTCACAAGTTGCAAGGACGGTCAAAAAGCAGACCAAGATACAAACGCCAAAGGTGTTGTTTCTACCTTCTATTTTATTCGCCATGCTGAGAAAGACCGATCAGATACCGAAAATACAGATCCAGAATTAAATCAACGTGGCTTAGGAAGAGCTATGCATTGGGCCGAAATTCTAAAAGACGTTGAGCTAGACGTTATTTACACTACAGACTACGAAAGAACTTCTATGACCGCAGCACCAACCGCTGTCAAAAAAGAGCTTGATGTAAAATACTATGAACCTCAGAATGTAAACATAGAACGGTTTAAGACCGATAATCTAGGTAAAAAAGTCCTTGTTGTTGGCCATAGCAACACCACGCCTGAATTCGTAAATAAGATGATTGGCGAAGATTTATATTACGAAATGGACGATAGCGATAACGGGAGTCTTTTTATAGTTCAACTCGCTAACGGTCAAGCCACTTCACAACGCATCCACATTAACTGTAACTGCCCAAAAGAACGTTAA
- the smpB gene encoding SsrA-binding protein SmpB, with translation MVQKNVNIKNKKAKFEYEFIDTYVAGIVLAGSEIKSIREGKASITQSFCEFNDRGELFVINMQIDEYSHASHFNHKPKAERKLLMNKRELTKLRKEVTTSGFTIVPINLFTNDRGLAKLKIALGKGKKLYDKRETLKDRDNQRDLSRIKKSFNN, from the coding sequence ATGGTTCAAAAGAACGTCAACATAAAGAATAAAAAGGCCAAGTTTGAATACGAGTTCATAGACACTTATGTAGCTGGTATTGTTTTGGCAGGAAGTGAAATAAAATCTATCCGAGAGGGTAAAGCGTCAATAACTCAGAGTTTTTGCGAGTTTAACGACCGCGGAGAGCTTTTTGTCATCAACATGCAAATTGATGAGTATTCTCACGCTTCCCACTTTAATCACAAGCCAAAGGCCGAACGTAAGTTGCTAATGAACAAGCGCGAGCTTACTAAATTGCGCAAAGAAGTCACCACTTCTGGTTTTACCATTGTACCCATAAACCTATTCACAAACGATAGAGGACTAGCTAAATTAAAAATTGCGTTAGGAAAGGGTAAAAAACTATATGACAAACGCGAAACCCTGAAAGACCGTGATAACCAACGTGATCTTTCAAGAATAAAGAAAAGTTTCAATAATTAA
- a CDS encoding protein-L-isoaspartate(D-aspartate) O-methyltransferase has protein sequence MRDTLKHRGMRNKLAEILVAKGITDKNVLEAIRTIPRHLFMDSSFEGHAYQDKAFPIGADQTISQPYTVAFQSELLEVKPDHKILEIGTGSGYQTAVLLLLRSKVYTIERQSELFKKTKIFFRKMGYRPKKLIFGDGYKGLPGEAPYDGIIVTAGAPEVPKALMSQLKIGGRLVIPVGTDDQIMTLFIRKSEKEFEKKEFGSFRFVPLLENKN, from the coding sequence TTGAGAGATACTTTAAAACATAGGGGAATGCGTAATAAGCTGGCCGAAATATTGGTAGCTAAAGGCATTACCGATAAAAATGTACTGGAAGCCATACGTACTATACCGCGGCATTTATTTATGGATAGCAGTTTTGAAGGCCATGCCTATCAAGACAAAGCGTTTCCGATAGGGGCAGACCAGACTATCTCACAACCATATACCGTTGCTTTTCAATCTGAATTGTTGGAGGTAAAACCTGACCATAAAATTCTAGAAATAGGAACGGGAAGTGGATACCAAACCGCAGTATTGTTACTTCTTAGATCAAAGGTTTATACAATTGAACGCCAATCCGAGCTTTTTAAGAAGACTAAAATTTTCTTTAGAAAAATGGGATACCGTCCAAAGAAGCTCATTTTTGGAGATGGTTACAAAGGTCTACCAGGAGAAGCGCCTTATGACGGGATTATTGTTACTGCTGGGGCTCCGGAAGTGCCAAAAGCACTTATGAGTCAATTAAAAATTGGCGGAAGATTGGTGATACCTGTGGGAACGGATGATCAAATTATGACATTATTTATTCGAAAATCTGAAAAGGAATTTGAAAAGAAGGAATTCGGTTCTTTCCGTTTTGTACCGCTTCTTGAAAATAAGAATTAA
- a CDS encoding Gfo/Idh/MocA family protein → MLRVGVLGAGHLGKIHLRLLNESDKYELVGFYDADAINGKKVADEFGYHYYENINKLIEAVDVVDIVTPTLSHFDCAKKAIEKGKHIFIEKPITNTYEEATELLELEKKYNVKGQVGHVERFNPAFSAVKHQINTPMFIESHRLAEFNPRGTDVPVVLDLMIHDIDAILSVVNSEVKQINASGVSVISKSPDIANARIEFENGCVANLTASRISLKNMRKSRFFQKDAYISVDFLEKKVEVVKMKDAPEKVGDFDMVLQNAEGEKKQIYFENPEVGTNNAILDELESFADAIANDTTPIVSLKQGTQALKVALQIIASF, encoded by the coding sequence ATGCTTAGAGTTGGCGTATTAGGCGCAGGTCATTTAGGAAAAATACATTTACGTCTACTTAATGAATCCGACAAATATGAATTAGTTGGTTTCTATGATGCAGATGCCATAAATGGAAAAAAAGTAGCAGATGAATTTGGATATCACTACTATGAGAACATTAATAAACTTATAGAAGCGGTAGATGTGGTTGATATTGTAACCCCTACCCTTTCTCATTTTGATTGCGCCAAAAAGGCCATAGAAAAGGGAAAGCATATCTTCATAGAAAAACCCATAACCAATACTTACGAAGAAGCCACAGAGCTTTTGGAATTAGAAAAAAAGTATAATGTAAAAGGGCAAGTAGGACATGTGGAGCGGTTTAATCCCGCTTTTTCTGCTGTAAAACATCAGATTAATACGCCTATGTTCATTGAAAGTCATCGTTTGGCAGAGTTCAACCCACGTGGAACGGATGTACCAGTGGTTCTCGACTTAATGATTCATGACATAGATGCTATTCTTAGCGTAGTAAACTCTGAGGTGAAACAAATTAATGCCAGTGGCGTTTCTGTTATTAGTAAATCTCCGGATATTGCCAATGCGCGAATAGAGTTTGAAAATGGCTGTGTGGCCAATTTAACGGCCAGTAGAATTTCCTTGAAGAATATGCGTAAATCGCGTTTCTTTCAAAAGGATGCCTACATATCCGTAGACTTCTTAGAGAAAAAAGTTGAAGTAGTAAAAATGAAAGATGCTCCTGAAAAAGTGGGCGATTTTGACATGGTACTGCAAAACGCAGAAGGCGAAAAAAAGCAAATCTATTTTGAAAACCCGGAAGTGGGTACAAACAACGCAATCCTAGACGAACTAGAGAGTTTTGCCGATGCTATTGCGAACGACACTACGCCAATCGTAAGCTTAAAGCAGGGTACACAAGCACTGAAAGTAGCCTTGCAGATTATTGCTTCATTTTAG
- a CDS encoding 3-hydroxyacyl-CoA dehydrogenase family protein, whose protein sequence is MQHIAVIGAGTMGNGIAHVFAQNGHKVNLIDISEDSLAKGLTTITKNLDRMLAKEKISESDKVATLNNVSTFTTLKEGVTNVNLVVEAASENLTVKLGIFKELDAICDESTILATNTSSISITQIAAATNRPQKVIGMHFMNPVPIMQLVEIIRGYSTSDETTQQIMELSSHLGKTPTEVNDYPGFVANRILMPMINEAIETLYNGVAGVSEIDTVMQLGMAHPMGPLQLADFIGLDVCLSILNVMYDGFKNPKYAPCPLLVNMVTAKKLGIKSGEGFYDYSESRKAEKVSSQFS, encoded by the coding sequence ATGCAACATATAGCGGTTATAGGTGCCGGTACCATGGGAAATGGAATTGCCCATGTTTTTGCTCAAAACGGCCATAAAGTAAACTTGATCGATATTTCTGAAGATTCGCTAGCCAAAGGGTTGACAACAATCACGAAAAATCTTGACAGAATGTTGGCCAAAGAAAAGATAAGCGAGAGTGATAAAGTAGCTACTTTAAACAACGTTTCAACTTTCACTACCTTAAAAGAAGGTGTTACAAACGTAAATTTAGTAGTTGAAGCGGCTTCTGAAAACTTGACTGTTAAACTCGGTATTTTTAAAGAACTAGATGCTATTTGCGATGAAAGTACGATTCTAGCAACCAATACATCTTCCATATCAATTACACAAATTGCGGCGGCAACAAACCGACCACAGAAAGTGATTGGTATGCACTTTATGAATCCGGTGCCTATTATGCAATTGGTAGAGATTATTCGCGGCTATAGTACTTCTGACGAAACTACACAGCAAATCATGGAGTTGTCCAGCCATTTAGGGAAAACGCCTACTGAAGTAAATGATTACCCTGGTTTTGTAGCTAACAGAATATTAATGCCTATGATTAACGAGGCTATTGAAACCCTTTATAATGGCGTAGCCGGTGTTTCGGAAATAGATACCGTAATGCAATTAGGGATGGCGCACCCAATGGGACCTCTGCAATTAGCAGATTTTATTGGTCTAGATGTATGCCTATCAATTCTAAACGTCATGTATGATGGCTTTAAGAACCCTAAGTATGCACCCTGTCCACTATTAGTAAATATGGTAACGGCTAAAAAACTGGGTATAAAATCCGGAGAAGGTTTCTATGATTATAGCGAGTCTAGAAAAGCTGAAAAGGTTTCATCTCAATTTTCATAA
- a CDS encoding YggS family pyridoxal phosphate-dependent enzyme: MIKDNLLEIKNTLPDHVTLVAVSKTKPDEDLMEAYAAGQRIFGENKVQEMVGKWERLPKDIKWHMIGHLQRNKVKYMAEFVDLIHGVDSFRLLTEINKRAEQNNRTIDCLLQIHIAEEDTKFGLDNEELNAILKSEEYHQLKNINVVGLMGMATFTDDETQVKREFKQLKSIFDAIKPENPQITILSMGMSGDYQMAIEEGSTMVRIGSSIFGKRNY, translated from the coding sequence ATGATAAAAGACAACCTTTTAGAAATCAAAAATACACTTCCTGACCACGTAACCTTGGTTGCTGTTTCCAAAACGAAACCAGACGAAGATTTAATGGAAGCCTATGCTGCCGGCCAGCGCATCTTTGGAGAAAACAAAGTACAGGAAATGGTGGGTAAGTGGGAAAGACTTCCCAAGGACATAAAATGGCATATGATTGGGCACTTACAGCGCAACAAAGTCAAATATATGGCTGAATTTGTTGATTTGATTCATGGTGTGGATAGTTTTAGGTTGTTGACAGAAATCAACAAAAGAGCGGAACAAAATAACCGCACTATTGATTGCCTCCTTCAGATTCACATTGCAGAAGAAGATACCAAGTTTGGATTGGATAATGAAGAGCTTAATGCCATTCTTAAATCAGAAGAGTACCATCAGCTTAAAAATATAAATGTTGTGGGATTAATGGGCATGGCCACTTTTACTGATGACGAAACGCAAGTTAAAAGGGAATTCAAACAATTGAAATCGATTTTTGACGCTATTAAACCAGAAAACCCACAGATAACAATTTTATCCATGGGAATGAGTGGTGATTACCAAATGGCTATTGAGGAAGGAAGTACTATGGTACGCATTGGAAGTAGTATCTTTGGAAAACGAAACTATTAA
- a CDS encoding exonuclease domain-containing protein, with translation MYSILDIETTGGKFNEEGITEIAIHKFDGHKVVDQFISLVNPEKDIQPFVVKLTGINNKMLQTAPKFHEIAKRIVEITEDTVLIAHNAQFDYRILRTEFRRLGYNFERKTLCTVELSKKLIPEAESHSLGKLVRSLGIAVSDRHRANGDALATLQLFKILLSKDLDKTIIKSVIRKETEGELSDRQLDIVDSLPSETGVYYMHDKDGEILYLGKSTNIKKRVNQHFTKGGGRARQLQKATKKVTFERTGNELVALLKENEEIKRIRTKYNHRPKAVSFSHGVYVEKNDTGYDTLKVKKITGRNGAFATFNSEAGATNFIFKITREFNLCDKLNGISEAKKNCSNYDEGECLGACISKEPAEDYNQRVTEAVNKYSLNNKNVVIVDKGREIGEYSAILIKNGDFKGIGYYNLNHQINNIHILESIIAPMQGNDNTTHIIENYMRKKHGLKILEISN, from the coding sequence ATGTATTCCATTTTAGATATAGAGACCACAGGAGGGAAATTTAATGAAGAGGGCATTACCGAAATTGCTATTCATAAATTTGATGGACATAAAGTGGTAGACCAGTTTATTAGTTTGGTAAATCCTGAAAAGGATATTCAACCCTTTGTTGTAAAACTTACGGGTATCAACAACAAGATGTTACAAACCGCCCCCAAATTCCATGAGATTGCCAAACGGATTGTTGAAATTACAGAAGACACCGTTCTAATTGCCCATAATGCTCAATTTGATTATAGGATATTACGAACAGAATTTAGAAGATTAGGCTATAATTTTGAGCGAAAGACCTTGTGTACGGTAGAACTGTCCAAAAAACTGATTCCCGAAGCAGAATCTCATAGCCTTGGTAAGCTAGTTAGGTCTTTAGGTATTGCGGTAAGCGACCGTCACAGAGCAAATGGTGATGCTTTGGCAACCTTGCAACTCTTTAAAATTCTTCTTTCCAAAGACCTAGATAAAACCATTATAAAAAGTGTCATCCGCAAAGAAACCGAAGGCGAACTCTCTGATCGTCAATTAGACATTGTAGATTCCTTACCCTCTGAGACCGGTGTTTATTATATGCATGACAAAGACGGTGAGATATTATATCTAGGGAAAAGCACGAACATTAAGAAAAGAGTAAACCAACATTTTACTAAAGGTGGTGGACGAGCTAGACAATTACAAAAAGCCACCAAAAAAGTTACTTTTGAAAGAACTGGAAACGAATTAGTAGCTCTCTTAAAAGAGAACGAAGAAATTAAAAGAATCCGAACGAAATATAATCATAGACCAAAAGCCGTAAGTTTTAGCCATGGTGTGTATGTTGAAAAAAATGATACCGGTTATGACACTTTAAAGGTTAAAAAGATTACTGGAAGAAATGGTGCGTTTGCGACATTCAATAGCGAAGCAGGTGCCACTAATTTCATTTTTAAAATCACCCGAGAGTTTAATCTTTGCGATAAGCTAAACGGAATATCAGAAGCAAAAAAGAATTGCTCCAATTACGATGAAGGCGAATGTCTTGGCGCATGTATATCCAAAGAGCCTGCTGAAGACTACAACCAAAGAGTTACAGAGGCTGTTAACAAATACTCGTTGAATAATAAAAATGTTGTAATTGTAGATAAAGGACGAGAAATTGGTGAATACAGTGCTATATTGATTAAAAATGGTGATTTTAAAGGTATTGGCTATTATAACCTTAATCATCAAATCAATAATATTCATATCTTAGAATCTATAATTGCACCTATGCAGGGTAATGATAATACAACACATATTATTGAAAATTACATGCGTAAAAAACATGGTCTAAAAATTCTTGAAATAAGTAATTAG